TTCAGCTTCTGCGCGGCCTCCAGGACCGGCCCCAACTCCGGTACGCCCGCCGGGGGTTCGCACATCACACCGCGCTGGACCGCGGGGCCGAACGGGATCTCGTTCTTCACCACGTCCGCGAGGATCTCCGGGTCGACCTGCTTGAGGTGCAGATAGCCGATGCGCTCGCCGTAGGTCTCGATCAGCTTGACGCTGTCGCCACCGCAGTAGGCGTAGTGACCGGTGTCCAGGCAGAGGTTGACCAGGTCGGAGTCGGTCGAGTCGAGGAAGCGCTCGACGTGGGCCTCGGTGTCGATGTGGGTGTCGGCGTGCGGATGCACGACGATGTCGAGGCCGAACCTCTCCTTCACCTCGTGACCGAGCCGCTCCATGCCCTTGGTGAGGTGGGCCCACTGCTCGCCGGTGAGCTCCGGCGGCTCCAGGATCTCGGCGGTCTTGTCGTCCCGCCAGAACGACGGGATGACGACCAGGTGCTTGGCCCCCATGGCCTGGGTGAGCGAGGCGACCTCGCTGACGTGCTCCCAGGTGGACTCCCAGACGGAGGGCCCTCGGTGCAGGCCGGTGAAGATCGTGCCGGCCGACACCTTGAGGTTCCGCTTGTTCACCTCGTCGGTGAGGCGGGCCGGG
Above is a window of Streptomyces sp. DT2A-34 DNA encoding:
- a CDS encoding sugar phosphate isomerase/epimerase; the protein is MSPALDRIRVGSAPDSWGVWFPDDPVQVPWERFLDEVSEAGYDWIELGPYGYLPTDPARLTDEVNKRNLKVSAGTIFTGLHRGPSVWESTWEHVSEVASLTQAMGAKHLVVIPSFWRDDKTAEILEPPELTGEQWAHLTKGMERLGHEVKERFGLDIVVHPHADTHIDTEAHVERFLDSTDSDLVNLCLDTGHYAYCGGDSVKLIETYGERIGYLHLKQVDPEILADVVKNEIPFGPAVQRGVMCEPPAGVPELGPVLEAAQKLNVDLFAIVEQDMYPCEPDKPLPIAVRTRKFLRSCGA